CACATGGAGAAACCAGTGATTTCACCCTTCTGAATGTCCTCCCAGGTGTCATCGTCTGTTACTTTAACGCCAGCAACCCACGAACCTTTGGCAATCACTTGCTCACCAATCTCCATATCACACGGGGCAACATAGGATTCCACCACGTACCCCTTGTCGGTGTCCAGGTCATGTTGCTTATCAATGTTGTAAGTGTGCTGATTTTCCATAAATAAGTGTGCAGCCTTTTCAATTTCAACAGCGTCCATCATGTCACCATGGGCATCCTCAACATCAGGTTGATACACAACACCGATAACAATGTGTTTGGAATCGTCTACTTTGGCGATCTGGACTTGCTTTTGAATGGCATTCTTCCCAGCCGCCTTAATAATTACAAACGGCACACCATTGGCTCCCTTATCCACGAGCGACAAGTGCGTAATTTTGGCGTCTTTCATTTTGTATGTCACGTCTTTTTTCACCTCCTCTCAGTAATAACGAAAACGCAAAAAGACACGAATTCATAATCCTTCGTGCTACCTTGAACATATTCAGTTCCTCCTTTTAATCCATCTCTGATTGCATCGTGCAGCGACAATGAATGATCTCCTCCGCACGTCCTGAAGGATCACCCGGAAACATCAGATCGCTTTTCCCAACCTTAAAGGGTTTGTCGAGGGGTTGGACTTGACCATTCGCTTTCCTATGCGTTTTGCGGGTACGGCTCCCCTTTGAAGACCGCCATTTCTTACCTGTGACAACTTCTGACTGCTTCCATCCCTCAAGCTTCCCACCGTTGGCTGCGGCTGTACTCATTGTGCGGGCAACTGTGACAGCTCGCTTCATAGTAAAAGGACCATCTTCTCCCTTTGTAGCTACAGCGCTGATCTCTTGCACTAATACCGCTCTCTCTGAAGGTGTCTTCCCTTCCTTGATAGCCTTCTGGAAAGCTCGGGTCATAACGTCCTTAGATGTGCCGTTCATGTCAGGAACAAGCTTCTTAAGATTTCTAGCAAACCGTGAAGCAGCCTTATTTTTCGTGGACCAACTTTTGTCATTATTAAGGACAGTAAGCTCTGATTCCCCAGCCAGGTGAAACAGCGGTGTGAATGCATCATAGACAGCCTGTTCAAATTGTACCGTGAACAGATCACCAGCCTGGACAGATATCAACACCTTGCCTAGCTCCCCAATATCAATCAGTAACTCCTCGCTTAGATCCTGAATGGCTTCGTGCAATTCTTTGCCCTGCAGCTCAAGAATCTCAACAATCCGATCTTCTCCCTGCTTGTATAGCTCTTCAAGTACTGAACGTTCGGCGTTAGTCAACTCCAAGCTATCCAGAAATTCCGCGTCATCTGCCTTTGCTATCCGTTCCCAACATGTCTCACACATGGATGCCTGCCTCCTGATCGCTCTGTCGAAGCAATCGCTTGGCTATCGCCCCAACTTGCTCCTGTATGTCATCATTGTCTAATTCCTTCATCATCAGAGCAGGCTGGCTGTTAATCATCTGAGCGATCGGAGTATCCAGATAATCCTCAGTGTACTTAGATTCGTCAATGGTTGTATCCAGGACTTCCTCGGCAATAGGAATAAGGTCACGAACCAGCATGATACCGCGATCTGCAATAAAGTCCAAAAGCTGCTTGCGGTCTTCAGGATCAATGATACGCGGTCCACGAAGAGTTGCCTGCACTCGAAATATACCCATAGCCGGGAACAGGCGCTTGTTAAAGATTTCATCCATGATCCATTTACGGTAAGGTACAAATATCTGCTCCTCTGCAAACCGCAGCGCAGCCTGTGCCGTTGCCCGATTATAATCGGAGCTCTGGCCCACTAAGATAGGTGGCAAACGAAATGAGGAAAGGATATCTGCCTTCTTCTCTTTTCCGTAATCCAGAAAGAGTGCATCCTGCTGAAGGAGGTCGTTAAGCTTGTCCAGCTTGATAGCTACCTTTTCAACCTTTTCGTCTATGGGACCGCCTGTTTCTTCCCCTTTGGCTTCTAGGTACAGGATGCCACCCTGCGATTGAGAGCCCTTAACATTCTTTAATAGCTCCATTGATTGCTTTGTTAAACGACCATTGGTTACAGTCAGAATCATAGACAGCATCCGACCATTTGAAAAGTAGGAGACGTTCAACTCCTCTGCCTCACGACTACCAACCACACCAGGCGTATTCCCAAACCAACGCGGTTCACCGTAGGGACCATCATTTCCAAAACGTAAAGGAATGATTTCATTCTCCTCTCCCTCAGTCTCGGTGCCGAATAAACGGAACCAAACAACAGATTGCCCTCGCTTCATGGCGTAACGCCGGGCGTAGATGTTTTGGGAGAATTCCTCAATTCGCTTTGTAGATTTGATACGCCGTTTTCGCTTGATAGTCGCCACTTTGCTTTCGGTTGTGCATCTGACATACTGCGGCTTCATTCTATAAATCGTTGGAAACTCGCTTCCTTGCGGCCATGCAACTTCCACATCTGCCATGCCACAGCTCTCCAAGTCCTCTATGAGCATCCCTATGATTTCCTCCGGAGAGTTCTCAAGGTTACATGTCTCAAGGAACTTCTCTGCCCGATGCCAGTCCTCTACTGCCGTTTCGTCATTCTCGCCCGGTAGATACTCCAAAGCAATTCCATAACCCGCAATGTTCCGTCTGTATGCCTCGATGCATTGCGGAATAATATTACTG
The nucleotide sequence above comes from Paenibacillus sp. IHBB 10380. Encoded proteins:
- a CDS encoding phage portal protein produces the protein MSDESQWFQISKGDERHIPSSAQLPDSFENLYDQHGLLPFPPGNDPASCKLLVKNSNIIPQCIEAYRRNIAGYGIALEYLPGENDETAVEDWHRAEKFLETCNLENSPEEIIGMLIEDLESCGMADVEVAWPQGSEFPTIYRMKPQYVRCTTESKVATIKRKRRIKSTKRIEEFSQNIYARRYAMKRGQSVVWFRLFGTETEGEENEIIPLRFGNDGPYGEPRWFGNTPGVVGSREAEELNVSYFSNGRMLSMILTVTNGRLTKQSMELLKNVKGSQSQGGILYLEAKGEETGGPIDEKVEKVAIKLDKLNDLLQQDALFLDYGKEKKADILSSFRLPPILVGQSSDYNRATAQAALRFAEEQIFVPYRKWIMDEIFNKRLFPAMGIFRVQATLRGPRIIDPEDRKQLLDFIADRGIMLVRDLIPIAEEVLDTTIDESKYTEDYLDTPIAQMINSQPALMMKELDNDDIQEQVGAIAKRLLRQSDQEAGIHV
- a CDS encoding phage minor head protein, translated to MCETCWERIAKADDAEFLDSLELTNAERSVLEELYKQGEDRIVEILELQGKELHEAIQDLSEELLIDIGELGKVLISVQAGDLFTVQFEQAVYDAFTPLFHLAGESELTVLNNDKSWSTKNKAASRFARNLKKLVPDMNGTSKDVMTRAFQKAIKEGKTPSERAVLVQEISAVATKGEDGPFTMKRAVTVARTMSTAAANGGKLEGWKQSEVVTGKKWRSSKGSRTRKTHRKANGQVQPLDKPFKVGKSDLMFPGDPSGRAEEIIHCRCTMQSEMD